One genomic window of Actinoalloteichus hoggarensis includes the following:
- a CDS encoding LacI family DNA-binding transcriptional regulator, translating into MFDQPSTGIATLVDVARAAEVSLATASRVLNGSPRKVREDLRARVMKAAEALNYAPNAQAQAMARGHTNVVGLVVHDIADPYFSSISAGVMRHAEDNGLIVTMASTLRRPEREVEYVAALRAQRAQAVVLAGSRVTDQALQDRLADELARFQAAGGRVAMISQRRIEVDTITLENHAGARALARALYEGGYRRFGVLGGPAELMTARDRLAGFREGLADHGAQLPDELVVHGGFTRDGGYHALRELLSRRDDVDCLFAVNDVMAVGAMAALRDLGRRLPDDMAVAGFDDIATLRDVTPALTTVRVPLEELGAMAVSLVLDPDPDEPRTRRVRGEVVIRASTPKADPGTRSEA; encoded by the coding sequence ATGTTCGATCAACCGTCGACCGGCATCGCGACGCTGGTCGATGTGGCGCGGGCGGCCGAGGTGTCCCTGGCCACCGCGTCCAGGGTGCTCAACGGCAGCCCGCGCAAGGTCCGCGAGGACCTCCGGGCCCGCGTGATGAAGGCGGCGGAGGCGCTGAACTACGCGCCGAACGCACAGGCGCAAGCCATGGCACGCGGCCACACGAACGTCGTCGGCCTCGTCGTCCACGACATCGCCGATCCGTACTTCTCGTCGATCTCGGCGGGCGTGATGCGGCATGCCGAGGACAACGGCCTGATCGTCACGATGGCGAGCACGCTGCGCAGGCCGGAGCGCGAGGTGGAGTACGTCGCCGCGCTGCGGGCACAGCGCGCACAGGCCGTGGTGCTGGCGGGCAGCCGCGTGACCGATCAGGCCCTCCAGGACCGGCTGGCCGACGAGCTGGCCCGCTTCCAGGCCGCGGGCGGTCGGGTGGCGATGATCAGCCAGCGTCGTATCGAGGTCGACACGATCACCCTGGAGAACCACGCCGGGGCACGAGCGCTGGCCCGCGCTCTCTACGAGGGCGGCTATCGCCGCTTCGGCGTGCTCGGCGGGCCGGCGGAGCTGATGACGGCCCGGGACCGCCTCGCGGGGTTCCGCGAAGGCCTGGCCGACCACGGCGCCCAGCTGCCCGACGAACTCGTGGTGCACGGCGGCTTCACCCGCGACGGCGGCTATCACGCCCTGCGCGAGCTGCTGAGCAGGCGCGACGACGTGGACTGCCTCTTCGCGGTCAACGACGTGATGGCGGTCGGCGCGATGGCGGCGCTGCGCGACCTCGGCCGCAGGCTGCCCGACGACATGGCCGTGGCGGGCTTCGACGACATCGCCACCCTCCGCGACGTCACGCCCGCGCTGACGACGGTGCGCGTCCCGTTGGAAGAGCTGGGCGCCATGGCGGTGAGCCTGGTGCTCGATCCCGATCCGGACGAGCCCCGGACGCGACGGGTGCGGGGTGAGGTCGTGATCCGGGCCAGCACGCCGAAGGCGGACCCCGGCACGCGAAGCGAGGCCTGA